A single window of Pseudomonas marginalis DNA harbors:
- a CDS encoding CopD family protein yields MTAFSLVYTLHVLAALIWVGGMFFAWMILRPAAMAALEGPARLKLWANVFQRFFVWVWVAVLVLPISGVGLLHLRFSGFESAPRYVQVMMGLYLVMTALFIRIQALKFPQLKAAVTAEDWPAGAAALGQIRKLVGINLIVGLVVVAIASARPMF; encoded by the coding sequence ATGACCGCGTTTAGCCTCGTTTACACCCTGCATGTATTGGCCGCCCTGATCTGGGTCGGCGGCATGTTTTTCGCCTGGATGATCCTGCGCCCCGCCGCTATGGCGGCCCTTGAGGGCCCTGCCCGACTCAAGCTGTGGGCCAATGTGTTTCAACGTTTTTTCGTGTGGGTATGGGTGGCAGTGCTGGTTTTGCCGATCAGCGGCGTCGGCCTGCTGCACCTACGGTTCAGCGGGTTTGAAAGCGCACCGCGCTATGTGCAGGTGATGATGGGTTTGTATCTGGTGATGACGGCGTTGTTTATCCGCATCCAGGCGCTGAAGTTTCCGCAGCTGAAGGCGGCGGTGACGGCTGAGGATTGGCCGGCGGGTGCGGCTGCACTGGGGCAGATTCGCAAGCTGGTGGGGATCAACCTGATCGTGGGGTTGGTGGTGGTGGCGATTGCATCGGCTCGGCCGATGTTTTGA
- a CDS encoding LEA type 2 family protein: MLRICSLMLALTFGMTGCASWFEDDSPPPHVSLVKVEVVRAKLLEQKFKLYFRVDNRDDSDLTVRGLIYKVTLDDFVLTEGESNEWLTVPPKGHAFFKVSVRTNLWPQIRDVVQMLKKPDQPVPYRLEGELKTGLFIGYDVQVNHNGEIIPGDFIPERHR; encoded by the coding sequence ATGCTTCGGATCTGCAGCTTGATGCTGGCGTTAACCTTCGGCATGACCGGTTGCGCCTCCTGGTTCGAAGACGATTCGCCCCCGCCGCACGTTTCCCTGGTGAAAGTCGAAGTGGTGCGGGCCAAGCTGCTGGAGCAGAAATTCAAGCTGTACTTTCGCGTGGATAACCGCGACGACTCGGACCTGACCGTGCGTGGGCTGATCTACAAGGTCACCCTGGATGATTTTGTGCTCACCGAAGGCGAGTCCAATGAATGGCTGACGGTACCGCCCAAGGGCCATGCATTTTTCAAGGTGTCGGTGCGCACCAACCTCTGGCCGCAGATCCGCGATGTGGTGCAGATGCTGAAAAAACCCGACCAGCCTGTGCCGTATCGTCTGGAGGGTGAACTGAAAACCGGATTATTCATCGGTTATGACGTGCAGGTGAACCACAATGGCGAGATAATCCCCGGCGATTTTATTCCGGAGCGACATCGATGA
- a CDS encoding penicillin acylase family protein, with product MASPALSHFLPRFGVAAAVASALSLAGCQLQSTQDTLPPVAGVQPIKGLAQNVSIRRNAQGMPLIESNTFHDALFSLGYVHASDRITQMVTLRLLAQGRLAEMSGPEVLDVDRFMRAVNLKKSAGELYNASSPRLKRFFEVYARGVNAYLFRYRDKLPPDLAQTGYKPEYWKPEDSALLFCLLNFSESANLQEELASLLLAQKVGVDKLAWLTPSAPDEPIPLAEAEKLKGVNLSQITGLAGLDTVSQQLSSLNSLAVTTSSNWAIGPQRSRSGKSLLAGDLAAQPQAPSPWNYVQIRAPKYQAVGASIAGLPTLLSGFNGNVAWSMSTVKGDTQDLFLEKVKRQGSALYYENNGKWLPAAVRNETFFVKGQRSIREVVYETRHGALLNSSQALTSGFGLALQTADFKDDKSLDAFFDLSRAQNAGKASDATRNIRAIALNMVFADAGSIGWQVTGRFPNRREGEGLLPSPGWDTRFDWDGYADAMLHPYDQDPAQGWIGTANQRTAPRGYGMQLSNSWDAPERSERLAQLANAGKHDSRSMIAMQYDQTTTFAAKLKTMFQAPGMAQPLKQAIDALPAADQAKAREALTRLMAFDGRLVSTSADAALYELFLQESTRQIFLDELGPENSASWKAFVSNANLSYAAQADHLLGREDSPFWDDVRTAQKEDKPAILARSLAAAISAGESQLGADHKTWQWGKLHSTTWKNTSGQVIRGPLASGGDHNTLNPAPYSWGQDFNTTQVPALRMIVDFGQVEPMMGQGGIGQSGNPASPNYANGIDPSLKAQYLSFPMQPQNFEKVYGKARLTLTPGK from the coding sequence ATGGCCTCGCCAGCCCTCTCACATTTTCTTCCCCGGTTCGGCGTTGCCGCGGCAGTGGCCAGTGCATTAAGCCTGGCCGGTTGCCAGCTCCAGAGCACCCAGGACACCCTGCCGCCAGTGGCCGGCGTGCAGCCGATCAAGGGCCTCGCACAGAATGTTTCGATACGCCGCAACGCCCAAGGCATGCCGCTGATCGAAAGCAATACCTTCCACGACGCACTGTTCAGCCTGGGTTATGTGCACGCCAGTGACCGCATCACCCAGATGGTCACCCTGCGCCTGCTGGCCCAGGGCCGCCTGGCTGAAATGTCCGGCCCTGAGGTGCTGGATGTGGACCGCTTCATGCGCGCGGTCAACCTGAAGAAAAGCGCCGGCGAGCTGTATAACGCCTCGTCGCCGCGCCTCAAGCGCTTCTTCGAAGTGTATGCCCGTGGCGTCAACGCCTACCTGTTCCGCTACCGCGACAAGCTGCCGCCGGATCTGGCCCAGACCGGCTACAAGCCTGAGTACTGGAAGCCGGAGGATTCGGCGCTGCTGTTCTGCCTGCTGAATTTCAGCGAGTCGGCCAACCTGCAGGAAGAGCTGGCGTCGTTGCTGCTGGCGCAAAAGGTCGGCGTGGACAAACTCGCCTGGCTGACACCGAGTGCGCCGGATGAGCCGATCCCCCTGGCCGAAGCCGAGAAACTCAAGGGCGTGAACCTCAGCCAGATCACCGGCCTGGCCGGGCTGGACACGGTCAGCCAGCAATTGAGCAGCCTCAACTCGCTGGCGGTTACCACGTCGAGCAACTGGGCCATCGGCCCGCAACGCAGTCGCAGCGGCAAGAGCCTGCTGGCAGGCGACCTCGCCGCCCAGCCGCAAGCACCGTCGCCGTGGAACTACGTGCAGATTCGCGCACCGAAATACCAGGCCGTCGGCGCCTCGATTGCCGGCCTGCCGACCCTGTTGTCCGGTTTCAACGGCAACGTGGCGTGGAGCATGAGCACGGTCAAGGGCGATACCCAGGACCTGTTCCTGGAGAAGGTCAAACGCCAGGGCAGCGCGCTGTACTACGAGAACAACGGAAAATGGCTGCCGGCAGCGGTGCGTAATGAAACCTTCTTCGTCAAGGGTCAACGCTCGATTCGCGAAGTGGTGTACGAAACCCGCCACGGCGCCCTGCTCAACAGCAGCCAGGCCCTGACCAGCGGTTTTGGCCTGGCCCTGCAAACCGCCGACTTCAAGGATGACAAGAGCCTCGACGCGTTCTTCGACCTGTCCCGCGCGCAAAACGCCGGCAAGGCCTCGGACGCAACCCGGAACATTCGCGCCATTGCCTTGAACATGGTCTTCGCCGACGCCGGCAGCATTGGCTGGCAGGTCACCGGCCGCTTCCCCAACCGCCGCGAAGGCGAAGGCCTGCTGCCCTCGCCCGGCTGGGATACGCGCTTTGACTGGGACGGTTACGCCGACGCGATGCTGCACCCCTATGACCAGGACCCGGCCCAAGGCTGGATCGGCACCGCCAACCAACGCACCGCGCCGCGCGGCTACGGCATGCAGCTGTCCAACTCCTGGGATGCGCCGGAGCGCAGCGAGCGCCTGGCGCAACTGGCCAATGCGGGCAAGCACGACAGCCGCAGCATGATCGCCATGCAATACGACCAGACCACCACCTTTGCCGCCAAGCTCAAGACCATGTTCCAGGCGCCGGGTATGGCCCAGCCATTGAAGCAGGCGATTGATGCGTTGCCGGCGGCCGACCAGGCCAAGGCACGGGAAGCACTGACGCGCCTGATGGCCTTCGACGGCCGCCTGGTGTCGACGTCCGCCGACGCGGCGCTCTACGAACTGTTTCTGCAGGAAAGCACCCGGCAGATATTCCTCGACGAACTGGGGCCGGAAAACAGCGCCAGTTGGAAAGCCTTTGTCAGCAACGCCAACCTGTCCTATGCCGCCCAGGCCGACCACCTGCTGGGCCGCGAAGACAGCCCGTTCTGGGACGACGTGCGCACCGCGCAGAAAGAAGACAAACCCGCCATCCTCGCCCGCAGCCTGGCCGCCGCGATCAGCGCTGGCGAGAGCCAACTGGGTGCTGACCACAAGACCTGGCAGTGGGGCAAGCTGCACAGCACCACCTGGAAAAACACCAGTGGCCAAGTGATTCGCGGCCCACTGGCGTCCGGTGGCGACCACAACACCTTGAACCCGGCACCGTACAGCTGGGGCCAGGACTTCAACACCACCCAGGTGCCGGCGCTGCGCATGATCGTCGACTTCGGCCAGGTGGAGCCGATGATGGGCCAGGGTGGCATCGGCCAATCCGGCAACCCGGCAAGCCCGAACTACGCCAACGGCATCGACCCGTCGCTCAAGGCGCAATACCTGAGCTTCCCGATGCAGCCGCAGAACTTCGAGAAGGTATATGGGAAGGCCAGGTTGACCCTGACCCCAGGCAAGTGA
- a CDS encoding DUF6231 family protein, with protein sequence MTAGISARTPQQALAALLDLHQPKRLLLLGASQFPALDAFKDAHPDTQVFCAAPGPLPQALAAQRFDLALVVDCLEYLPKPQGLTLLGGIRNLNASRIAVLVDLGACGWKETDFFSLALQAGERFQRDEQVLTLFTYDLLDYKQVPDWLNARFWANPENFGKYWW encoded by the coding sequence ATGACCGCTGGTATTTCTGCCCGTACTCCCCAGCAAGCGCTGGCCGCCTTGCTCGATCTGCACCAGCCCAAACGCCTGTTGCTGTTGGGTGCCAGCCAGTTCCCGGCGCTGGACGCCTTTAAGGACGCGCACCCTGACACCCAGGTGTTCTGCGCCGCGCCAGGGCCATTGCCGCAAGCGCTGGCGGCCCAGCGTTTTGACCTGGCGCTGGTGGTCGATTGCCTCGAGTACCTGCCAAAACCCCAAGGCCTGACCTTGCTCGGCGGCATCCGCAACCTCAACGCCAGCCGCATTGCGGTGCTGGTGGACCTGGGCGCCTGCGGCTGGAAGGAAACCGACTTTTTCTCCCTGGCCCTCCAAGCCGGCGAGCGTTTCCAGCGCGACGAGCAGGTGCTGACGCTGTTTACCTACGATCTGCTTGACTATAAACAGGTGCCGGACTGGCTCAACGCCCGTTTCTGGGCCAACCCGGAAAACTTCGGAAAGTATTGGTGGTAA
- a CDS encoding SEC-C metal-binding domain-containing protein, protein MTQQPHVHGPDCNHDHDHHDHDHGHVHGPNCGHAHQEPVRNALKDVGRNDPCPCGSEKKFKKCHGA, encoded by the coding sequence ATGACTCAGCAACCCCATGTCCATGGTCCTGACTGCAACCACGATCATGATCACCATGATCACGACCACGGCCATGTCCACGGCCCGAACTGCGGCCACGCTCACCAGGAGCCGGTGCGCAATGCATTGAAGGACGTTGGTCGCAACGATCCTTGCCCGTGCGGCAGTGAGAAAAAATTCAAGAAGTGCCACGGGGCGTAA
- a CDS encoding OmpA family protein, producing the protein MSIMRTALPLVLLTGVLTGCAGLQKTDWPTCAAVGGVTGAAIGATESSAYAGYGALLVGGMAGAYCWVHGDGDEDGDGVPDSRDKCPGTPKGVQVDANGCPPAPPAAVVEEVVVVKEETIVIRDVHFQFDSAKLTAADKTKLDTIATRLKQEAPSAQLRVSGHTDSVGKDAYNQKLSEKRAHSVTDYLIGAGVPRSAFVSVTGAGESHPVADNKTAEGRALNRRTEIQINR; encoded by the coding sequence ATGAGCATCATGCGGACAGCTCTACCCTTGGTTCTGCTAACCGGAGTATTGACAGGTTGCGCAGGCTTGCAAAAAACCGATTGGCCTACCTGTGCCGCTGTTGGCGGTGTGACCGGTGCGGCGATCGGTGCGACTGAAAGCTCGGCCTACGCAGGCTATGGCGCGTTGCTGGTCGGCGGTATGGCCGGCGCCTATTGCTGGGTGCACGGCGATGGCGACGAAGATGGCGATGGCGTGCCGGACAGCCGCGACAAGTGCCCGGGCACCCCGAAAGGTGTGCAGGTCGACGCCAATGGTTGCCCTCCGGCGCCGCCAGCGGCGGTGGTCGAGGAGGTGGTCGTGGTCAAGGAAGAAACCATCGTGATCCGCGATGTGCACTTCCAGTTCGACTCGGCCAAGTTGACGGCAGCGGATAAAACCAAACTCGACACCATTGCCACGCGCCTGAAACAGGAAGCCCCGAGCGCCCAGCTACGGGTCAGTGGTCACACCGACAGCGTCGGTAAAGACGCCTACAACCAGAAACTCTCGGAAAAACGTGCCCATTCGGTCACCGATTACCTGATCGGCGCCGGGGTGCCCCGCAGTGCCTTTGTGTCTGTCACCGGGGCGGGCGAAAGCCATCCGGTCGCCGACAACAAGACCGCTGAAGGCCGCGCCCTGAACCGCCGTACGGAAATCCAGATCAACCGCTGA
- the dinG gene encoding ATP-dependent DNA helicase DinG has translation MISTELKTTIQGAYTRFLEAKSLKPRYGQRLMIAEVAKVLGDIDTDDEGRREGEPAVVAVEAGTGTGKTVAYSLAAIPTAKAAGKRLVIATATVALQEQIVYKDLPDLMRNSGLNFTFALAKGRGRYMCLSKLDVLLQEGHAQTATASLFEEEGFKIEVDEVSQKLFTSMIEKLAGNKWDGDRDSWPTALEDADWARLTTDHSQCTNRHCPNFGQCAFYKAREGMGKVDVIVTNHDMVLADLALGGGAVLPDPRDTLYVFDEGHHLPDKAIGHFAHYTRLRSTADWLETTAKNLTKLLAQHPLPGDLGKLIEQVPELAREIKTQQQFMFSACEQVADFKPGEDVEGRERPRHRFVGGMIPEHMREMGIELKKGFSRLTDLFTRLTDLLKEGMDGEVNIGIASNQAEEWYPLFGSLLSRSQGNWELWTAFTVEDPEDNPPMARWLTLSESGALFDIEVNASPILAAEMLRRNLWNVAYGCLVTSATLTALGTFDRFRMRAGLPKKAVTAVVPSPFHHADAGVLRVPDLKADPRDAPAHTAAIIRDLPSLVEGSRGTLVLFSSRKQMQDVFDGLDRDWRKQVFIQGNLSKQETLNKHKARVDGGDSSVLFGLASFAEGVDLPGAYCEHVVIAKIPFSVPDDPVEAALAEWIEARGGNPFMEISVPDASLKLVQACGRLLRTEEDRGTITLLDRRLVTQRYGKAILNALPPFRREIS, from the coding sequence ATGATCAGCACTGAACTCAAAACCACGATCCAGGGCGCCTACACGCGTTTTCTCGAAGCCAAGAGCTTGAAACCGCGCTACGGCCAACGCCTGATGATCGCCGAAGTGGCCAAGGTCCTCGGGGATATCGACACCGATGACGAAGGCCGCCGCGAAGGTGAGCCCGCCGTCGTGGCCGTCGAAGCCGGCACCGGTACCGGCAAGACCGTGGCCTATAGCCTGGCTGCGATCCCGACCGCGAAGGCCGCCGGCAAGCGCCTGGTGATCGCCACTGCCACTGTCGCCCTGCAGGAGCAGATCGTCTACAAAGACCTGCCCGACCTGATGCGCAACAGCGGCCTGAACTTCACCTTCGCCCTGGCCAAGGGCCGTGGCCGCTACATGTGCCTGTCCAAGCTCGACGTGCTGCTGCAGGAAGGCCACGCGCAAACCGCCACGGCGTCGCTGTTCGAGGAAGAAGGCTTCAAGATCGAAGTGGATGAGGTCAGCCAGAAGCTGTTTACCAGCATGATCGAGAAACTGGCCGGCAATAAATGGGACGGCGACCGCGACAGCTGGCCCACCGCCCTCGAAGATGCCGACTGGGCACGCCTGACCACCGACCACAGCCAGTGCACCAACCGCCATTGCCCCAACTTTGGCCAGTGCGCCTTCTACAAGGCCCGCGAAGGCATGGGCAAGGTCGACGTGATCGTTACCAACCACGATATGGTCCTGGCCGACCTGGCCCTGGGCGGCGGTGCCGTGTTGCCGGACCCGCGTGACACCCTTTACGTGTTCGACGAAGGCCATCACCTGCCCGACAAGGCTATCGGCCACTTCGCCCACTACACGCGCCTGCGCTCCACCGCCGATTGGCTGGAAACCACCGCGAAGAATCTCACCAAATTGCTCGCCCAGCACCCGCTGCCCGGCGATTTGGGCAAGCTGATCGAACAGGTGCCGGAGCTGGCGCGGGAGATCAAGACCCAGCAACAGTTCATGTTCAGCGCCTGCGAACAGGTGGCCGACTTCAAGCCCGGCGAAGATGTGGAAGGCCGTGAGCGCCCGCGCCACCGTTTTGTCGGTGGGATGATCCCCGAGCATATGCGCGAAATGGGCATCGAGCTGAAGAAAGGCTTTTCCCGTCTTACCGACCTGTTCACCCGCCTGACTGACTTGCTCAAGGAAGGCATGGACGGTGAGGTCAACATCGGCATCGCCAGCAACCAGGCCGAGGAATGGTATCCGCTGTTCGGCAGCCTGTTGTCCCGTTCCCAGGGCAACTGGGAGCTGTGGACGGCCTTTACCGTCGAAGACCCCGAAGACAACCCGCCCATGGCCCGCTGGCTGACCCTGTCGGAAAGCGGTGCGTTGTTTGATATCGAGGTCAACGCCAGCCCGATCCTTGCCGCCGAGATGCTACGCCGCAACCTGTGGAACGTGGCGTACGGCTGCCTGGTGACCTCCGCCACGCTGACCGCCCTGGGCACCTTCGACCGCTTCCGCATGCGCGCGGGCTTGCCGAAAAAGGCCGTCACGGCGGTGGTGCCAAGCCCGTTCCATCATGCCGACGCCGGTGTGCTGCGGGTGCCCGATCTCAAGGCCGATCCACGGGATGCGCCGGCGCACACCGCTGCGATCATCCGCGACCTGCCCTCCCTGGTGGAAGGTTCGCGCGGCACCCTGGTGTTGTTCTCGTCGCGCAAACAGATGCAGGACGTGTTCGACGGCCTCGACCGCGACTGGCGCAAGCAGGTGTTTATCCAGGGCAACCTGTCCAAGCAGGAAACCCTGAACAAGCACAAGGCGCGTGTCGATGGCGGGGATTCCAGCGTGCTGTTCGGCCTGGCGAGTTTCGCCGAAGGCGTGGACTTGCCCGGCGCCTACTGCGAACACGTGGTGATCGCCAAGATCCCGTTCTCGGTGCCGGATGATCCGGTCGAGGCCGCATTGGCCGAATGGATCGAAGCGCGGGGCGGTAACCCGTTCATGGAGATCTCGGTGCCGGATGCTTCCTTGAAGCTGGTGCAGGCCTGCGGTCGCTTGCTGCGTACCGAGGAAGACCGGGGCACCATCACCTTGCTCGACCGCCGCCTGGTGACCCAGCGCTACGGCAAGGCGATCCTGAATGCGTTGCCGCCCTTCCGGCGCGAAATTTCTTAA
- a CDS encoding YchJ family protein, protein MSTSICPCGSGNLLDACCGHYHAGHPVPCASALMRSRYSAYVLGLVDYLVATTLPAQQAGLDREAIAAWSAQSTWLGLEVESSEVFGGQPEHAFVTFTARWHDSTGEHSHREQSSFVQNEGRWYFIDPTVEVKTGRNDACLCGSGQKFKKCCSSYL, encoded by the coding sequence ATGAGTACATCCATTTGCCCCTGCGGCAGTGGCAACCTGCTGGATGCCTGCTGCGGTCATTATCACGCCGGGCACCCGGTCCCCTGCGCCAGCGCCCTGATGCGTTCACGCTACAGCGCCTATGTGCTGGGCCTGGTGGATTATCTGGTCGCAACCACGTTGCCCGCGCAACAGGCCGGCCTGGACCGTGAGGCCATCGCCGCCTGGAGCGCCCAGAGCACCTGGCTCGGCCTGGAAGTTGAAAGTTCCGAGGTGTTCGGCGGCCAGCCGGAACACGCCTTCGTGACCTTCACCGCACGCTGGCATGACAGCACTGGCGAACATAGCCACCGCGAGCAGTCTTCTTTCGTACAGAATGAAGGGCGCTGGTACTTCATCGACCCCACGGTGGAAGTGAAAACCGGACGCAACGATGCGTGCCTTTGCGGCAGTGGGCAAAAATTCAAGAAGTGTTGTTCCAGCTATCTCTAA
- a CDS encoding collagen-like triple helix repeat-containing protein, protein MRKVFLLALLVSPVALAQSVSVETNSLMRLPSSTSVLQLERLDVADYGTLLIPATISQVTVDELHLGRDARIAIVPGNTALQLQVRHAHLEHGSQITSRGAPGTHEKPAKAGRDLTLRINALTAEELSVDARGGAGAQGYAGLDGANGVDPGCTWGSAGRGFNGDNGGDGLPGGAGAQVRVELPKDFPAEHIKVWVDGGAGGLAGTAGKPGKGGESKGCLVYRADGGEKGRPGLEGQPGPAGPAGTVTIQRL, encoded by the coding sequence ATGCGTAAGGTTTTTCTGTTGGCCCTGTTGGTCAGCCCCGTTGCCCTGGCCCAGAGCGTCAGTGTCGAAACGAACTCATTGATGCGCCTTCCCTCCAGCACCAGTGTGTTGCAACTGGAGCGCCTGGACGTGGCGGACTACGGCACGTTGCTGATTCCGGCCACCATCAGCCAGGTCACGGTGGATGAACTGCACCTGGGCCGCGACGCACGCATCGCGATTGTTCCTGGCAATACCGCGCTGCAATTGCAGGTGCGGCATGCGCACCTTGAGCATGGCAGCCAGATCACCTCGCGCGGTGCCCCCGGTACCCATGAAAAACCGGCCAAGGCCGGGCGTGACCTGACCTTGCGCATCAACGCGCTGACGGCTGAAGAACTCTCGGTGGATGCCCGTGGCGGCGCCGGTGCCCAAGGGTATGCCGGGCTGGATGGCGCCAATGGCGTGGATCCTGGGTGTACCTGGGGCTCGGCGGGGCGCGGTTTCAATGGCGATAACGGCGGCGATGGCCTGCCGGGTGGGGCGGGTGCACAGGTTCGCGTGGAATTGCCGAAGGACTTCCCGGCGGAACACATCAAGGTCTGGGTGGATGGCGGTGCTGGCGGTTTGGCCGGTACGGCCGGCAAGCCGGGCAAAGGCGGGGAGTCCAAAGGCTGCCTGGTGTACCGCGCCGATGGTGGCGAGAAGGGCCGCCCAGGGTTGGAAGGGCAGCCGGGGCCAGCTGGGCCTGCGGGTACCGTGACTATTCAGCGGCTCTAA
- a CDS encoding glutathione S-transferase N-terminal domain-containing protein encodes MIDLYYWTTPNGHKVSLFLEEAGLPYKVHPINIGQGDQFKPDFLKIAPNNRIPAIVDQNPSDGGAPISLFESGAILLYLAEKTGQFIPKNLRSRQEALQWLFWQMGGLGPMAGQNHHFSQFAPEKIPYAIKRYVDETARLYSVLDRRLADRAFVAGEDYSIADMAIYPWIVSHKWQSQRLEDFPHVQRWFNSIKERPATVRAYELVQKVNPPKS; translated from the coding sequence ATGATCGACCTGTATTACTGGACCACCCCCAACGGTCACAAAGTATCGCTGTTCCTGGAAGAAGCCGGCCTGCCCTACAAAGTGCACCCGATCAACATTGGCCAGGGCGACCAGTTCAAGCCAGACTTCCTGAAGATTGCCCCCAACAACCGCATCCCGGCCATCGTCGATCAGAACCCGAGCGACGGCGGCGCGCCGATTTCGCTGTTTGAATCCGGCGCGATCCTACTGTACCTCGCGGAAAAAACCGGCCAGTTCATTCCAAAAAACCTGCGCAGTCGCCAGGAAGCGCTGCAATGGTTGTTCTGGCAAATGGGCGGTCTCGGGCCGATGGCGGGCCAGAACCATCATTTCAGCCAGTTTGCCCCGGAGAAAATCCCCTACGCGATCAAGCGCTACGTAGATGAAACCGCCCGTCTATACAGTGTGCTGGACCGCCGTTTGGCGGACCGTGCGTTCGTGGCGGGTGAGGACTACAGCATTGCCGATATGGCGATCTATCCGTGGATCGTTTCCCACAAGTGGCAGAGCCAGCGCCTGGAAGATTTCCCACACGTTCAGCGCTGGTTCAATAGCATCAAGGAACGGCCAGCGACGGTTCGGGCGTATGAATTAGTCCAAAAGGTCAATCCGCCTAAATCCTGA